A region from the Ciconia boyciana chromosome 1, ASM3463844v1, whole genome shotgun sequence genome encodes:
- the PMM1 gene encoding phosphomannomutase 1, producing MAAAAAARGRVLCLFDVDGTLTPARQKIEPEVDAFLRELRERVHIGVVGGSDYAKIAEQLGDGDEVINKFDYVFAENGTVQYKNGQLVSKQAIQDHLGEELLQDLINFCLNYMALLKLPKKRGTFIEFRNGMLNISPIGRSCTPEERIEFSELDKKERIREKFVAALQREFAGKGLRFSRGGMISFDVFPEGWDKRYCLNVLDDERFDTIHFFGNETTPGGNDYEIYDDPRTVGHSVQSPQDTVQRCREIFFPERANEC from the exons atggcggcagcggcggcggcaaGGGGTCGGGTGCTGTGCCTCTTCGACGTGGACGGGACCCTGACGCCGGCTCGGCAG AAAATCGAGCCGGAGGTGGACGCGTTCCTGCGGGAGTTGCGGGAGAGGGTCCACATCGGCGTGGTGGGAGGCTCCGACTACGCCAAGATAGCCGAGCAgctgggggacggggacgaAG TCATCAATAAGTTTGACTACGTCTTCGCAGAGAACGGCACAGTGCAATACAAGAACGGGCAGCTGGTCTCCAAGCAG GCCATTCAGGACCACCtgggggaagagctgctgcaggatcTAATCAACTTCTGTCTCAACTACATGGCGCTGCTGAAGCTGCCCAAGAAACG AGGAACCTTCATTGAGTTTCGCAACGGGATGCTGAACATCTCCCCCATCGGACGGAGCTGCACGCCAGAGGAGCGAATCGAGTTCTCCGAGCTGGACAAG aaAGAGCGGATCCGGGAGAAGTTTGTGGCAGCCTTGCAGAGGGAGTTTGCTGGCAAAGGTCTGCGTTTCTCTCGAG GTGGCATGATCAGCTTTGACGTCTTCCCGGAGGGCTGGGACAAGCGCTACTGCCTCAACGTGCTTGACGACGAGAGATTTGACACCATCCACTTCTTTGGGAATGAGACAACCCCT GGAGGGAACGATTATGAAATCTACGACGATCCCCGCACGGTGGGACACAGCGTCCAGTCCCCCCAGGACACGGTCCAGCGATGCCGCGAAATCTTCTTTCCAGAGAGAGCAAACGAGTGCTGA
- the CSDC2 gene encoding cold shock domain-containing protein C2 has product MSSDPSAPPAVPPLHSPKSPVWPTFPFQREGSRIWERGNLLLRDLPSPLPTKRTRTYSATARASAGPIFKGVCKQFSRSQGHGFITPENGTEDIFVHVSDIEGEYVPVEGDEVTYKVCPIPPKNQKFQAVEVVLTNLAPHTKHETWSGQIIGS; this is encoded by the exons ATGTCGTCGGACCCCAGCGCCCCGCCAGCGGTGCCACCTCTGCACTCCCCCAAGTCGCCGGTGTGGCCCACCTTCCCCTTCCAGCGGGAGGGCAGCCGCATCTGGGAGCGGGGCAACCTCCTGCTGCGGGACCtgcccagccccctccccaccaagAGGACCAGGACCTACTCGGC GACGGCACGTGCCTCCGCTGGCCCCATCTTCAAGGGTGTCTGCAAACAGTTCTCTCGCTCCCAGGGCCACGGGTTCATCACTCCCGAGAACGGCACAGAGGACATTTTTGTCCACGTGTCTGA CATTGAGGGGGAGTACGTCCCGGTGGAGGGGGACGAGGTGACGTACAAGGtctgccccatccctcccaAGAACCAGAAGTTCCAGGCAGTGGAGGTGGTCCTCACCAACCTGGCGCCCCACACGAAGCATGAGACGTGGTCCGGCCAGATCATCGGCTCCTAG